Part of the Pieris rapae chromosome 14, ilPieRapa1.1, whole genome shotgun sequence genome is shown below.
TTATGAAGGAAagctttatattaatatgtgtttTGTTGCACTTTAGGTATTAGCAGCCGTTGCGGCTATCGGCTCGGCCAGACCCGAGGCGGGATACAGTTACAATGCACCAGGAGGAGGAGGTGGCCTTGGAGGACACGGGGGTAGCATCGGCGGAGGTTTCGGTGGTGGCCATGGGGGCGGCTTTGGAGGTGGATTCTCATCCGGTGGACTCAGCTCTAGCAGCTTCGGTATCGGAGGCGGTCTAGGAGGTGGAGTCGGAGGTGGAATCGGTGGAGGATTCTCCTCAGGAGGCTTCTCATCTGGTGGATTCTCATCCGGAGGTGGTGGCGGATTCTCATCTGGAGGTGGTGGCGGATTCGGCGGCGGCTTCGGTGGAGCCCCCATTGTGCAGAAACACATCTACGTCCATGTCCCACCACCAGAACCTGAAGAACAGCGCCCACAAATCATCTCTGGTGGCGCCATCCCCCAGAAACACTACAAGATCATCTTCATCAAGGCCCCAGCACCTCCCGCCCCAGTCGCGCCCATCATCCCCGCCCAAGCTCAGAACGAAGAGAAGACCCTCGTCTACGTCTTGGTCAAGAAACCCGACGAACAGCCCGACATCACCATCCCAACTGCTGCCCCCACCCAACCCTCAAAACCAGAAGTTTACTTCATCAAGTACAAGACCCAGAAGGAGAGTGGTTCCATCGGAGGTGGTGCTATTGGCGGTGGTATCGGATCTGGAATTGGCGGTGGTATCGGCGGTGGTGTTTCTGGTGGTAGCATCGGAGGTGGTCTTTCCCTTGGCGGCGGTCACGGCGGCAGCATTGGTGGCGGACACGGTGGCAGCATCGGTGGCGGCCACGGTGGCAGCATCGGTGGTGGCAGCATTGGCGGTGGCATTATCTCTGGTGGTCACGGCTCATCAGGAGTCAGCAGCTCATACGGTCCCCCCGGCCAGTCCGGCCCATACTAAACGCGCAGAGCGTGCCCCCATGTGATACCTGCTTCGCCGGCGACAA
Proteins encoded:
- the LOC110995223 gene encoding glycine-rich cell wall structural protein, which translates into the protein MKAFLVLAAVAAIGSARPEAGYSYNAPGGGGGLGGHGGSIGGGFGGGHGGGFGGGFSSGGLSSSSFGIGGGLGGGVGGGIGGGFSSGGFSSGGFSSGGGGGFSSGGGGGFGGGFGGAPIVQKHIYVHVPPPEPEEQRPQIISGGAIPQKHYKIIFIKAPAPPAPVAPIIPAQAQNEEKTLVYVLVKKPDEQPDITIPTAAPTQPSKPEVYFIKYKTQKESGSIGGGAIGGGIGSGIGGGIGGGVSGGSIGGGLSLGGGHGGSIGGGHGGSIGGGHGGSIGGGSIGGGIISGGHGSSGVSSSYGPPGQSGPY